The following proteins are co-located in the Desulfoscipio sp. XC116 genome:
- a CDS encoding formate/nitrite transporter family protein: protein MSVAKPAQILEEAGNIGILRAQTPIAQTLSLSFLAGAYIAFGAMLMITVVAGLPPDIFGTLAKFIGGALFPIGLIMVIIGGADLFTGDILYGTVGAVQRKISVPSVAKNWLYSYVGNLFGALFIAYFMSVATGLFTVDPWLNWIQKTALAKTNLSFYEAFWRGVGCNWLVCLACWLAIASDNVIGKIAGIWFLIMAFVTMGFEHSIANMFFIPLGIFTGAPVSWTQFWLNNELPVTLGNIVGGSLFCGVAYLISYGKNTASRIKVNNLSKDYVLEKHVKSPQRSTAANEFIG, encoded by the coding sequence ATGTCAGTGGCAAAACCAGCTCAGATATTGGAGGAAGCTGGAAACATCGGCATATTGCGCGCTCAAACACCAATCGCGCAAACGCTTTCATTAAGTTTTCTTGCCGGGGCTTATATTGCATTCGGAGCAATGCTGATGATAACTGTGGTAGCAGGACTTCCGCCGGATATCTTCGGCACTCTGGCTAAGTTTATTGGAGGCGCGCTTTTCCCGATAGGGCTTATAATGGTTATTATAGGCGGGGCTGATCTTTTTACCGGAGACATTCTTTACGGTACGGTTGGAGCTGTCCAGAGGAAAATAAGCGTACCCAGTGTTGCTAAAAACTGGCTTTACTCTTATGTTGGCAACCTCTTCGGTGCTTTATTTATCGCTTACTTCATGTCGGTTGCTACCGGCTTATTTACGGTGGACCCCTGGCTGAATTGGATACAAAAAACTGCTTTGGCAAAAACAAATTTAAGTTTTTATGAAGCATTTTGGCGCGGAGTGGGCTGCAATTGGCTGGTATGCCTGGCCTGTTGGTTGGCTATAGCTTCGGATAACGTAATTGGGAAGATAGCCGGCATCTGGTTTCTGATCATGGCTTTTGTAACCATGGGCTTTGAACATAGCATAGCTAATATGTTTTTCATCCCGTTAGGGATATTCACCGGAGCACCCGTAAGCTGGACGCAATTTTGGCTGAATAACGAACTGCCCGTTACCCTGGGCAATATCGTGGGAGGCTCTCTGTTTTGTGGCGTTGCATATTTGATCTCTTACGGTAAGAATACGGCCTCCCGGATAAAAGTCAACAATCTATCCAAAGATTATGTCCTCGAAAAACACGTTAAGTCCCCACAGCGCTCCACCGCAGCCAATGAGTTCATTGGATAA